One genomic region from Euzebya tangerina encodes:
- a CDS encoding PucR family transcriptional regulator has product MFTQITKGLEARSTALSAHVVALVWEQVSGYDRHYLEAGELTERVKQTVDAVISGIVDDQVSLEALRHAYELGTRRARQGLALESIIFSYRNAERVLTRAFHAEAQDVPARDAQEGMRRMLRALDELAAAAIDGYHATERELSAHRDSLSTQLISGLAFGELSSRQILTLAESLGCEPASPYTAIAVVLGATRGVGATSSIQRDLIGALGSSATGRIVIGAARDAKVVLVPAALDEADMDRLRTVVHGHAEIQPRMAVGEPSSEITTSGVSCRQALRALAVTKTSTRPLVRYRDLVADMVASTIDDDLHAWLAERCQQPLAGHDALRETIIAYVANDMSAGQTARALSIHANTVHYRLKRILELTGMDPRSTPDLFALLLACRLEATGAPRP; this is encoded by the coding sequence ATGTTCACACAAATCACGAAAGGCCTTGAGGCCCGATCCACGGCGCTCTCCGCTCACGTCGTCGCGCTCGTCTGGGAACAGGTCTCGGGGTACGACCGCCACTACCTCGAGGCTGGGGAGCTGACGGAACGGGTCAAGCAGACCGTTGACGCCGTCATATCCGGAATCGTCGATGACCAGGTCAGTCTGGAGGCGCTCCGCCACGCCTACGAGCTCGGTACTCGACGCGCCCGACAGGGTCTGGCGCTTGAGTCCATCATCTTCTCCTACCGCAACGCCGAGCGGGTCCTGACACGTGCCTTTCACGCCGAGGCACAGGATGTGCCTGCTCGGGATGCCCAGGAGGGGATGCGGCGCATGCTCCGGGCACTGGACGAACTGGCGGCCGCCGCCATCGACGGGTACCACGCGACGGAACGTGAGCTATCCGCACACCGCGACAGTCTCTCGACGCAGTTGATCTCGGGACTCGCCTTCGGTGAGTTGAGTTCGCGTCAGATCCTCACACTTGCCGAATCCCTCGGCTGCGAGCCAGCGTCTCCGTACACCGCGATTGCGGTGGTGCTGGGGGCGACGCGGGGGGTCGGCGCGACGTCGTCAATCCAGCGCGACCTCATCGGTGCGCTGGGCTCGTCGGCCACTGGTCGTATCGTCATCGGGGCGGCACGCGACGCCAAGGTCGTGCTGGTTCCCGCCGCACTCGACGAGGCGGACATGGACCGCCTCCGCACGGTGGTCCACGGCCATGCCGAGATCCAGCCGCGGATGGCCGTCGGCGAACCCAGCAGCGAGATCACCACCTCCGGCGTTTCGTGCCGGCAGGCCCTCCGCGCGCTGGCGGTCACCAAGACCAGCACCCGCCCGCTGGTCCGCTACCGCGACCTGGTGGCGGACATGGTGGCGTCGACCATCGACGACGATCTGCACGCCTGGCTTGCAGAACGCTGCCAGCAGCCACTGGCCGGACACGACGCTCTGCGCGAGACCATCATCGCCTACGTCGCGAACGACATGTCAGCAGGTCAGACGGCTCGCGCCCTGTCGATCCACGCGAACACAGTCCACTACCGACTGAAGCGCATTCTCGAGTTGACCGGCATGGACCCGCGCTCGACACCCGACCTGTTCGCCTTGCTCCTCGCCTGCCGCCTTGAGGCGACCGGTGCGCCGAGGCCCTGA
- a CDS encoding LLM class flavin-dependent oxidoreductase — translation MVRFGPAVPTATEGMMYPVPYATPAEAVEIAVRAEALGFESIWANDHLSTQAYVRAEFDDPPRFLDPLGYLAFVGARTTHLRLATCILVLPFRHPVVAAKQLATIDQLSGGRLVVGVGIGAYREEFESLRPDVKLHRGDYAEEAIQSLQQLFTERRAGFEGEYITFDDVESFPKPLQTPLPILSGGNGAGSKDRAARLGHGWLPACLSPREVADGVATIHETAATVGRRLPEDFEVAVQLGVSMADTQEEAEARFRASQVYAHLESLSGTTLKGQQDGSLFGRNLIGTPGQILEQIEAYRESGVDTFAGLLFACDTVEETLDAMQRFSDHVVAEYA, via the coding sequence ATGGTTCGGTTCGGACCCGCGGTACCCACAGCGACCGAAGGAATGATGTACCCGGTGCCGTACGCGACACCGGCTGAGGCGGTCGAGATCGCCGTCCGAGCCGAGGCGCTCGGGTTTGAGTCCATTTGGGCGAACGACCACCTGTCGACGCAGGCGTACGTCCGGGCGGAGTTCGATGATCCGCCGCGCTTTCTGGACCCCCTCGGGTACCTCGCCTTCGTCGGCGCGCGGACGACGCATCTCCGTCTGGCGACCTGCATCCTCGTCCTCCCCTTCCGTCACCCCGTGGTCGCAGCAAAGCAGCTGGCGACGATCGACCAGTTGTCAGGGGGACGTCTGGTCGTCGGTGTCGGCATCGGCGCCTACCGAGAGGAGTTCGAGTCCCTCCGTCCTGATGTGAAGCTGCACCGCGGCGACTATGCCGAAGAGGCAATCCAGAGCCTCCAGCAACTGTTCACGGAGCGCCGTGCCGGCTTCGAAGGCGAGTACATCACCTTCGACGACGTCGAGAGCTTCCCCAAGCCACTTCAGACGCCCCTCCCGATCCTCTCCGGCGGCAACGGCGCGGGCTCGAAGGACCGGGCCGCCCGACTTGGACACGGTTGGCTCCCGGCGTGCCTGTCTCCACGGGAGGTCGCCGACGGGGTGGCAACGATCCACGAGACCGCTGCGACCGTGGGCCGTCGTCTGCCCGAGGACTTCGAGGTCGCCGTACAGCTCGGTGTCAGCATGGCCGACACGCAGGAGGAGGCCGAGGCGCGGTTCCGGGCGTCGCAGGTGTACGCACATCTCGAGTCCCTGTCGGGCACGACCCTCAAGGGGCAACAGGACGGCAGCCTTTTTGGACGCAACCTGATCGGCACACCCGGGCAGATCCTCGAGCAGATCGAGGCCTACCGGGAGTCTGGCGTTGACACCTTCGCGGGGTTGCTGTTCGCCTGCGACACCGTGGAGGAGACGCTCGACGCGATGCAGCGATTCAGCGACCACGTCGTGGCCGAGTACGCATGA
- a CDS encoding LLM class flavin-dependent oxidoreductase, which yields MKLAFALSGSRNAATAVEVARTVEAAGLDEVWVTEDYCERGAFSLAGALLATTSRVAVGIGVVNPWTRHPMLTAMEAGCLNELAPGRLLLGLGASNPHWMDHQLGIPFEQPLTRLRESVEILRLALSGEPVVHEGTAQSIDTQLSFSPGTPPIILGVKGPKALALAGAVADGVLLSVLSSPQYVRWAQQQLGSRQDLALASYIAVRIGDDRHAVRERTRPFVAKFLGVHGVHPITEQAGIPPELAQQFRQGWQAGTPRSDLVTDQILDTVAIAGDRDDVAAGLRRFADAGLATAVIHEEVTQDQTRMLDQVQAAAVDAGLSPGAGVVAS from the coding sequence ATGAAGCTCGCCTTCGCACTGTCCGGTAGCCGGAACGCCGCGACCGCGGTCGAGGTTGCGAGGACCGTCGAGGCCGCGGGCTTAGACGAGGTCTGGGTCACTGAGGACTACTGCGAGCGCGGCGCCTTCTCTCTCGCGGGGGCCCTGCTGGCGACCACGTCGAGGGTCGCGGTCGGCATCGGGGTCGTCAACCCGTGGACGCGCCACCCCATGCTCACCGCGATGGAAGCCGGATGCCTCAACGAGCTCGCGCCTGGGCGACTGCTCCTGGGGCTCGGTGCGTCGAATCCTCACTGGATGGACCACCAGTTGGGCATCCCCTTCGAGCAGCCACTCACCCGACTGCGTGAATCGGTCGAGATCCTCCGACTGGCACTGTCCGGCGAGCCCGTGGTGCACGAGGGAACCGCGCAGTCGATCGATACCCAGCTGAGCTTCTCACCTGGGACGCCCCCGATCATCCTGGGGGTCAAGGGCCCCAAGGCGTTGGCGCTCGCCGGTGCCGTCGCCGATGGCGTGCTGTTGTCCGTGCTCTCCTCGCCGCAGTACGTCCGGTGGGCGCAGCAGCAACTGGGCTCGCGGCAAGACCTTGCACTCGCCAGCTACATCGCCGTACGAATCGGCGACGACCGCCATGCCGTACGCGAGCGGACACGGCCCTTCGTCGCCAAGTTCCTCGGTGTCCACGGGGTTCACCCGATCACCGAGCAGGCCGGCATCCCGCCGGAGCTGGCGCAGCAGTTCCGACAGGGCTGGCAAGCGGGGACGCCACGCAGCGACCTGGTCACCGACCAGATCCTCGACACCGTGGCGATCGCCGGTGATCGCGATGACGTGGCCGCCGGCCTCCGCCGCTTCGCCGACGCGGGGCTCGCCACGGCCGTCATCCACGAGGAGGTCACCCAGGACCAGACACGGATGCTCGATCAGGTGCAGGCAGCAGCCGTCGACGCCGGCCTGAGCCCCGGAGCAGGAGTCGTGGCGTCATGA
- a CDS encoding ABC transporter ATP-binding protein, producing the protein MTYTTGAHRPRPHAHIEVMRATKIYLKPDGGRVVAVGDLDLSVRQGNFVAIVGSSGCGKSTLLKLIAGLITPDRGTITIGSQPAAEGRRDVGILLQTPTLLPWKNVLANVLLPYEIRKEKSPELKELALSTLDTVGLGGFARNYPWQLSGGMQQRVALARLLVAKPEVALLDEPFGALDEITREALNLELRDLHNRIGSTTVLITHSVEEAAFLADEVVVMAGSPGRVVGTVAVDLPSQRGSELLRADALHAAIADARQLLEAVPSPHEAQAGRRTKVSNP; encoded by the coding sequence ATGACCTACACCACAGGTGCCCACCGGCCGCGTCCACATGCCCACATCGAGGTGATGAGGGCCACGAAGATCTACCTGAAGCCGGACGGCGGCCGGGTCGTGGCGGTGGGCGACCTCGACCTCTCGGTGAGGCAGGGCAACTTCGTCGCCATCGTCGGCAGCTCCGGTTGTGGCAAGTCGACGCTGCTCAAGCTGATCGCCGGGCTCATCACGCCAGACCGCGGGACGATCACGATCGGGTCGCAGCCGGCAGCGGAGGGCCGCCGAGACGTGGGCATCCTCCTCCAGACCCCGACGTTGTTGCCGTGGAAGAACGTGCTGGCCAATGTGCTGCTGCCCTATGAGATACGCAAGGAGAAGAGCCCGGAACTGAAGGAACTGGCGCTCTCGACGCTGGATACCGTCGGGCTCGGCGGGTTCGCGAGGAACTATCCGTGGCAGCTGTCCGGGGGCATGCAACAACGGGTGGCGCTGGCGCGACTGCTCGTCGCCAAGCCCGAGGTGGCGCTGCTCGACGAACCGTTCGGGGCCCTCGACGAGATCACGAGGGAAGCGCTGAACCTGGAGTTGCGCGACCTGCACAACCGCATCGGATCGACGACGGTCCTGATCACGCACTCGGTCGAGGAGGCGGCCTTCCTCGCCGATGAGGTGGTGGTCATGGCCGGCTCCCCGGGCCGGGTCGTCGGCACGGTCGCCGTCGACCTGCCGAGCCAGCGGGGGTCGGAGCTCCTGCGGGCGGACGCGCTGCACGCAGCGATCGCTGACGCTCGACAACTCCTCGAAGCCGTGCCGTCACCGCACGAGGCCCAGGCCGGCAGACGAACGAAGGTGTCCAACCCGTGA
- a CDS encoding ABC transporter permease, translating to MTDVQMTPAIRGSEPDSDSEEVVSAPRRGSRLLGFLKQLALPAAFGLVVLVAWEVLVRVDVLDPIIFPAPTSILSRWGELAQEPFYWEAVRITSVEAALGFFLGSFTGFAIGALCTIFTSVRQTIYPWVIGFQNTPKIALAPVFATWFGFGMTSKVVLAATICFFPLVISTIVGLDAVDRDNRLIFRSFGASRTQMFWKLVVPSALPVIFSAVKHALTLAVIGAVVAEFVSGSQGLGVLVKDFNFRLDIAAAFAMIASLGLLGLVMYGAVAYADKKIVFWRDTSN from the coding sequence GTGACCGACGTCCAGATGACCCCTGCGATCCGGGGCTCCGAGCCGGACAGTGATTCGGAGGAGGTCGTGTCGGCCCCGCGCAGGGGTTCGCGACTGCTGGGCTTCCTCAAGCAACTCGCCCTCCCGGCCGCCTTCGGCCTGGTGGTGCTCGTCGCCTGGGAGGTGCTGGTCCGGGTCGATGTGCTGGATCCGATCATCTTCCCAGCCCCCACGTCGATCCTGTCCCGTTGGGGCGAACTCGCGCAGGAGCCCTTCTACTGGGAGGCCGTCCGCATCACCAGCGTCGAAGCGGCGTTGGGCTTCTTCCTCGGTTCCTTCACGGGCTTCGCGATCGGGGCGCTCTGCACCATCTTCACCTCCGTCCGGCAGACCATCTACCCGTGGGTCATCGGCTTCCAGAACACGCCGAAGATCGCGCTGGCGCCGGTGTTCGCCACATGGTTCGGCTTCGGCATGACGTCCAAGGTCGTGCTGGCCGCAACGATCTGCTTCTTCCCGTTGGTCATCTCGACGATCGTCGGACTTGACGCCGTCGACCGCGACAACCGCCTGATCTTCCGGTCATTCGGTGCCAGCCGGACCCAGATGTTCTGGAAGCTCGTGGTGCCGTCCGCCCTCCCGGTGATCTTCTCCGCCGTCAAGCACGCGCTCACCCTCGCCGTGATCGGCGCCGTCGTCGCCGAGTTCGTCTCCGGCAGTCAGGGCCTCGGCGTGCTGGTGAAGGACTTCAACTTCCGCCTCGACATCGCGGCGGCCTTCGCCATGATCGCCTCGCTGGGGCTCCTGGGGCTGGTCATGTACGGGGCAGTTGCGTACGCGGACAAGAAGATCGTGTTCTGGCGGGACACGTCCAACTAG
- a CDS encoding ABC transporter substrate-binding protein, with translation MKTRVLALATLLVLVLAACGGDDAGTTSAEEPEAEAEATSAEEPAEEPEEAEPDEAEPEEEATSAEEPEEEAEEEPAASGDEAPEEVLFLNPAANDLLYGFGLISADRGLDQELGVSLQVESTGGSGFATQQLVAGNAPFGSPVAPDVFLANEQGADLRFLGCQHQTNIFVVTVPEDSEIQSIEELEGRPIGVTELGGGEFPTLRGALGSVGLSEEDVEVIPIGTGGPQTLRAIEDGTVEAFTGSFVDVAFLGVAGLELRDITPEAVGDVPGACLVGSQEAIDADPERAQAVTELWRESIRLAAEEPDEIFDMLCGEVPEQCEPEESARALFDANNSLAQPSPDAEIGVVSVEALQRLSDFMVEVGLIEEAPEDVSDYISEFAMTG, from the coding sequence ATGAAAACTCGCGTACTAGCGCTGGCCACGCTCCTCGTCCTCGTACTTGCCGCGTGCGGAGGTGACGACGCGGGGACGACGAGCGCCGAGGAGCCAGAAGCGGAGGCGGAGGCCACGAGCGCCGAGGAACCCGCGGAGGAGCCCGAAGAGGCGGAGCCAGACGAGGCTGAGCCAGAGGAGGAGGCCACGAGCGCCGAGGAGCCTGAGGAGGAGGCCGAGGAGGAGCCGGCGGCCTCAGGTGACGAGGCACCGGAGGAGGTGCTCTTCCTGAACCCGGCAGCGAACGATCTCCTGTACGGCTTCGGCCTCATCTCCGCGGACCGCGGTCTGGATCAGGAACTCGGCGTCTCGCTGCAGGTCGAGTCCACTGGCGGGTCCGGCTTCGCCACCCAGCAGCTCGTCGCGGGCAACGCACCATTCGGTTCGCCCGTCGCTCCCGATGTGTTCCTGGCGAACGAACAGGGTGCGGACCTGCGCTTCCTCGGCTGCCAACACCAGACCAACATCTTCGTCGTCACCGTCCCGGAGGACTCGGAGATCCAGTCGATAGAGGAACTGGAGGGTCGACCCATTGGCGTCACCGAACTCGGCGGCGGAGAGTTCCCGACCCTGCGGGGCGCACTGGGATCGGTCGGGCTGAGTGAGGAGGACGTCGAGGTCATCCCGATCGGCACTGGTGGTCCCCAGACCCTCCGAGCCATCGAAGACGGCACGGTGGAAGCGTTCACCGGATCGTTCGTGGACGTCGCGTTCCTCGGCGTTGCGGGCCTGGAACTCCGTGACATCACCCCCGAGGCCGTGGGCGACGTACCGGGTGCCTGCCTGGTCGGCTCCCAGGAGGCGATCGATGCTGACCCGGAGCGTGCCCAGGCGGTCACCGAGCTGTGGCGTGAGTCGATCCGACTGGCCGCGGAGGAGCCTGACGAGATCTTCGACATGCTCTGTGGTGAGGTTCCAGAGCAGTGCGAGCCGGAGGAGAGTGCACGAGCGCTGTTCGACGCCAACAACTCCCTGGCCCAGCCGTCCCCGGACGCGGAGATCGGCGTCGTGTCGGTGGAGGCATTGCAGCGGCTGTCGGACTTCATGGTCGAAGTCGGCCTCATCGAGGAGGCGCCGGAGGATGTGAGCGACTACATCTCAGAGTTCGCCATGACGGGCTAG
- a CDS encoding M24 family metallopeptidase: protein MMVFDDDLVQSRRDRLLEAVEAAPFDAFVAVSNANVAHASGYRSVAAEIFGRQALRAVVTPDRVVVVGLCADGGPALEAGIVPDDFVPYGRFYFTSHEGHPASEFADQHADVDDALAEALRRAGVLGGRLGVDDSAGVDLRGTLQAVAPDADVTSASDWAYAVRAKKLPAEIARLREAARLAESGIDAALDVAEEGMTEREIAAVVADTMVAGGGHPRFIVATAGERSALADAHVSDRPWKGGELLRFDVGCTIDGYWSDMARTAVLGEPDATQVSRYDALLAGEQAELDRIRPGVPARELFDIAMDTVRRRGLPGYRRHHCGHGIGSEVYEPPIVSPDFDTEVEAGMTFCLETPYYEMEWGGMMVEDTIVVTEDGYERLTVSDRSLRVVGV, encoded by the coding sequence ATGATGGTCTTTGACGATGACCTTGTTCAGTCCAGACGCGATCGCCTGCTGGAGGCGGTCGAGGCGGCGCCGTTCGACGCCTTCGTCGCGGTCAGCAACGCCAACGTGGCCCATGCAAGCGGCTACCGCAGCGTTGCCGCGGAGATCTTCGGCCGGCAAGCGCTGCGAGCCGTGGTCACGCCGGACCGTGTCGTTGTCGTCGGGCTGTGCGCGGACGGCGGTCCTGCGCTCGAGGCCGGGATCGTCCCGGACGACTTCGTCCCCTACGGCCGGTTCTACTTCACCTCCCACGAGGGCCATCCGGCGAGTGAATTCGCCGACCAGCACGCCGACGTGGATGACGCGTTGGCGGAGGCCTTGCGACGCGCTGGTGTCCTGGGGGGACGGCTCGGCGTGGATGACTCTGCGGGTGTGGATCTCCGTGGGACCCTCCAGGCCGTCGCGCCCGACGCCGACGTCACGAGTGCCTCTGACTGGGCCTATGCGGTACGGGCGAAGAAGCTGCCGGCCGAGATCGCCCGTCTGCGTGAGGCCGCGAGGCTGGCCGAGTCAGGCATCGATGCGGCCCTCGACGTCGCAGAGGAGGGTATGACGGAACGCGAGATCGCTGCCGTCGTGGCCGACACGATGGTGGCCGGCGGCGGCCATCCACGGTTCATCGTCGCGACCGCCGGAGAGCGCTCGGCGTTGGCCGATGCGCACGTCAGCGACCGCCCGTGGAAGGGTGGTGAGTTGTTGCGCTTCGACGTCGGTTGCACGATCGACGGGTACTGGTCGGACATGGCTCGAACCGCCGTACTCGGCGAACCCGACGCGACCCAGGTCAGTCGCTACGACGCACTCCTCGCGGGTGAACAGGCTGAGCTCGACCGCATTCGCCCCGGCGTGCCTGCTCGGGAGCTGTTCGACATCGCCATGGACACCGTGCGGCGTCGCGGGCTGCCGGGCTACCGCCGGCACCACTGCGGCCACGGCATCGGCTCTGAGGTCTATGAACCTCCGATCGTCAGTCCTGACTTCGACACGGAGGTCGAGGCCGGGATGACGTTCTGTCTGGAGACGCCGTACTACGAGATGGAGTGGGGTGGGATGATGGTCGAGGACACCATCGTCGTCACCGAGGACGGGTACGAACGGCTCACGGTCTCCGATCGCTCCTTGCGCGTTGTCGGGGTCTGA
- a CDS encoding pyridoxal-phosphate dependent enzyme, which translates to MPVYDPDRLARADVVDQPGIFRYRQFLPVGDDVAPVSRGEGRTPLLRLDNVASRLGVQRLYLKDESQNPTWSYKDRLAAVAVTKARELGAQTIVVSSTGNHGAAAAAYGATAGIECVALTIVTVPETMKVLMQSFGATVAACRTGPDRWTLMAQGVAERGWIPMSGFHDPPSGSNPFGVDGYKTIAYELVKDLGTAPDVVVVPTAYGDGLIGIQRGFEDLRSTGRTSRVPRLMAAEPLGSYARALENGLETPVPVPFAMSVAFSTATPIGTYQGLEALRRSSGGAVELRDDEEIMQMQLLAARTEGLYAEAASALGLAAVPRLVANGVIADDELVVVIGSSTGLKDVGETANHLAQVPVVDPDLASLDTVLAPTT; encoded by the coding sequence ATGCCGGTCTACGACCCTGACCGACTCGCGAGGGCAGACGTGGTCGACCAGCCGGGCATCTTCCGGTACCGCCAGTTCCTGCCCGTCGGCGACGACGTGGCACCCGTGAGCCGCGGCGAGGGACGAACGCCGCTGCTGAGACTGGACAACGTGGCTTCCCGCCTCGGGGTACAGCGCTTGTATCTCAAGGACGAGTCCCAGAACCCGACCTGGTCCTACAAGGACCGGTTGGCGGCGGTGGCGGTGACCAAGGCTCGCGAGCTCGGCGCCCAGACGATCGTGGTGTCCAGCACGGGGAACCATGGAGCCGCCGCCGCCGCATACGGGGCGACCGCCGGGATCGAGTGCGTGGCCCTGACGATCGTGACGGTGCCTGAAACCATGAAGGTGCTCATGCAGTCGTTTGGTGCCACGGTTGCTGCGTGTCGCACCGGCCCGGATCGTTGGACGCTCATGGCGCAGGGGGTGGCGGAGCGGGGATGGATCCCGATGTCGGGGTTCCACGACCCGCCATCAGGCTCGAATCCCTTCGGCGTCGACGGCTACAAGACCATTGCCTACGAGCTGGTCAAGGACCTCGGCACGGCACCCGACGTCGTCGTGGTGCCCACGGCCTACGGCGATGGGCTGATCGGCATCCAACGGGGCTTCGAGGACCTGCGGTCGACGGGGCGGACGAGCCGCGTTCCACGCCTCATGGCCGCGGAACCACTCGGCTCATACGCACGCGCGCTCGAGAACGGGCTCGAGACGCCGGTGCCCGTCCCCTTCGCGATGTCGGTGGCCTTCTCGACCGCCACGCCGATCGGGACCTACCAGGGGCTCGAGGCTCTCCGGCGATCCAGTGGCGGAGCCGTCGAACTCCGCGACGACGAGGAGATAATGCAGATGCAGCTCCTTGCAGCGCGGACCGAGGGTCTGTATGCGGAGGCGGCGAGCGCGCTGGGGTTGGCGGCGGTCCCGCGGTTGGTGGCGAACGGCGTGATCGCCGACGACGAGCTGGTGGTGGTCATCGGAAGCTCGACCGGATTGAAGGACGTCGGCGAGACGGCCAACCATCTTGCTCAGGTTCCGGTCGTCGATCCGGACCTGGCCAGCTTGGATACGGTCCTGGCACCCACGACCTGA
- a CDS encoding MFS transporter produces the protein MSPVASVLLLAGVGLGAAFIRRQRRTPAPLIDLALFRAKRFRLALVVKSTAVFVLLGFTLYFAQYLQLVLGLGPAAAGVWTLPSSAAFVVGSTIVVHPLRRLAPGPALAITMSATALALLLVLGASPADGLGVIVAASVLLGLSVAPTVTIVTELIVASAPPEDTGAASGISETAAELGGALGLAVLGSIGAAVFRHRIVEIVPAALGQSGDTLGGALAAVAGPPGADAMIAGARAAFVNGMNIAMAFGAAVAVAAGLLAWRISPRADLEQAEAPSGPSSEEPSGREGGGGRDARAPRDGDPQVPADGLSREKCAHGIDDRRRLDPARRGDGSAGPHLGG, from the coding sequence TTGAGCCCGGTCGCGTCGGTTCTCCTCCTTGCCGGAGTCGGGCTCGGCGCGGCCTTCATCCGCCGGCAACGGCGCACCCCTGCGCCGCTCATCGACCTCGCCCTCTTCCGTGCGAAGCGTTTCCGCCTCGCGCTGGTGGTGAAGTCCACGGCAGTCTTCGTGCTGCTGGGCTTCACGCTGTACTTCGCGCAGTACCTCCAACTCGTCCTTGGGTTGGGGCCTGCGGCCGCAGGAGTGTGGACGCTGCCCTCGTCGGCGGCGTTCGTGGTCGGGTCGACCATCGTGGTCCATCCGCTGCGGCGTCTTGCACCCGGTCCGGCGCTGGCGATCACCATGTCAGCAACAGCTCTGGCGCTCCTCCTGGTACTCGGAGCCAGTCCTGCCGATGGCCTGGGCGTGATCGTGGCCGCTTCGGTGCTCCTCGGTCTGTCGGTGGCTCCAACCGTGACGATCGTGACCGAGTTGATCGTGGCCTCTGCGCCGCCGGAGGACACAGGGGCCGCCTCGGGAATCTCGGAGACGGCGGCGGAGTTGGGCGGAGCGCTGGGCCTGGCGGTCCTGGGCAGCATCGGTGCTGCGGTCTTCCGTCACCGGATCGTCGAGATCGTGCCGGCGGCGCTCGGCCAGAGTGGTGACACCCTCGGCGGCGCGCTCGCCGCGGTCGCTGGCCCCCCTGGCGCTGATGCCATGATTGCCGGCGCGAGAGCCGCCTTCGTCAACGGTATGAACATTGCCATGGCGTTCGGAGCGGCCGTCGCCGTGGCGGCCGGACTGCTCGCCTGGCGGATCAGTCCGCGAGCGGACCTCGAGCAGGCCGAGGCCCCATCAGGCCCGTCGTCGGAAGAGCCGAGTGGCCGTGAGGGCGGCGGCGGCCGCGATGCCAGAGCACCACGCGATGGCGACCCACAGGTCCCCGCCGACGGGCTCAGCCGCGAGAAGTGCGCGCATGGCATCGACGATCGTCGTCGTCTTGACCCCGCCCGACGAGGCGATGGCTCGGCCGGGCCGCACCTGGGCGGATGA
- a CDS encoding SRPBCC domain-containing protein, with translation MTTQEPHFATATHDAGVLHATEVYERRLAAELRSVWSAWTDPERKRRWFAPTAKAYDLDVRPGGTERLLADVEGAEVEFSVIYLDVVEGRRLIWSSQLRSGGRLATAALTTVLLEPFAGGTTLSLTEHATFLDGMEAPEWRKQGTADWLDALVGHIQLDTPS, from the coding sequence ATGACCACTCAAGAACCCCACTTCGCGACCGCCACCCACGATGCTGGCGTGCTCCACGCAACTGAGGTGTACGAGCGCCGTCTCGCCGCAGAGCTCCGATCGGTGTGGAGCGCGTGGACCGATCCCGAGCGGAAACGGCGCTGGTTCGCCCCGACGGCCAAAGCCTACGATCTGGATGTTCGCCCTGGCGGGACCGAGCGCCTCCTCGCTGACGTCGAGGGTGCCGAGGTGGAGTTCAGCGTCATCTACTTGGACGTGGTCGAAGGGCGGCGGCTGATCTGGTCCTCACAGCTGCGATCGGGCGGGCGTCTGGCGACGGCGGCCCTGACCACGGTCCTCCTCGAGCCCTTTGCTGGTGGCACGACGCTGTCCTTGACGGAGCACGCGACGTTCCTGGACGGCATGGAGGCGCCGGAGTGGCGGAAGCAGGGCACGGCAGACTGGCTCGACGCACTGGTCGGTCACATCCAGCTGGACACTCCGTCGTGA
- a CDS encoding ArsR/SmtB family transcription factor yields the protein MLDYELDGGFKALADPTRRTILSRLTRGPASVGELAAPFDMTLSAVMQHLTVLEDAGLISSQKVGRTRTCALVADRVRGLEGWLADQRTSWERRLDGLEDLLAEPTAGSRPDALPSDRTTEEETNR from the coding sequence ATGCTTGACTATGAGCTGGACGGCGGCTTCAAGGCACTCGCTGATCCCACGCGCCGCACGATCTTGAGCCGGCTCACACGAGGCCCTGCGTCCGTGGGTGAGCTCGCCGCGCCCTTCGACATGACGCTCTCCGCCGTGATGCAGCACCTCACGGTGTTGGAGGACGCCGGACTCATCAGCAGCCAGAAGGTCGGGCGCACGCGAACCTGCGCGCTGGTGGCCGATCGCGTCCGAGGCCTCGAGGGGTGGCTCGCGGATCAGCGCACGTCGTGGGAGCGACGCCTCGACGGCCTCGAGGATCTGCTGGCCGAGCCGACCGCGGGCTCTCGACCTGACGCCCTGCCCAGTGACCGAACGACCGAAGAGGAGACCAACCGATGA